The region GGATCGGCGCTTTCCTGCCGGCCCCGCACCCGAAGGCGTTTCACGTGAAACATCGATCAACCTCGCTTTTCGGGCCGCCGCCGGAACCAGAGGAGGACGCGTTCGCCAAATCCCTCGGGGAGAGAGAGCGTCTCTTCCCCGAAGAGATCCCAGAACGCCTCGATTTCCGTCCGTGCTGCGGGGATCTCTTCCCGAACCCCGGGACCTTTCATGGCCAAAAAAACTCCCCCCGGAGACAAAAGGGGACGCACCCAAGGGAGCAGACGCGCGAGCGGCGCAACAGCCCGGGCTACCGCGAAGCGGTGCCGTTCCGGGTGCGACCGGGCGTAGTCCTCAACTCGCGCGTGCAGGACCTCGACCCCTTCGAGCCCGAGGCGTCGGACGACCTCGCGGACGAAGAGCACGCGCTTCCGCGTAGCCTCGAGACCCAAAATCCGGAGGGAGGGCCGGAGGATCTTCATGGGGAGGGAGGGAAACCCGGCTCCCGTCCC is a window of Brockia lithotrophica DNA encoding:
- the rsmG gene encoding 16S rRNA (guanine(527)-N(7))-methyltransferase RsmG, coding for MNDVSQELQRSEELLAALLAARGVELDGWRREAFRTYYTLLVRANERVNLTAIADPLGVYVKHFWDSLTPLFSPYFPQEEFLVDVGTGAGFPSLPMKILRPSLRILGLEATRKRVLFVREVVRRLGLEGVEVLHARVEDYARSHPERHRFAVARAVAPLARLLPWVRPLLSPGGVFLAMKGPGVREEIPAARTEIEAFWDLFGEETLSLPEGFGERVLLWFRRRPEKRG